TGGCCTCGACGAAAGCCCTCCTGGTGATCTTTTTCTTCATGCATCTCAAATACGAGAACCGCACGCTCGGGGCCTTCTTGCTGCTGGTCTTCGTCATTCTGGCCATCTTCATCGGCTTCACCTTCTTCGACGTGGCGATGCGGCCGGAGGCAGGCTCATGATCCCGCCCATCACCAAGGTCGCGGCCCAGGTCGATCAGGTCTTCCTGCTTATTTTCGGAGTATCGACCGTCATATTGATTGCCATCACGGCGCTCATGGTCTGGTTCGTCATCCGCTACCACCACTCCCGTCATCCCAAGGCGGCGGACATTCGCGGCAACCTCCTGGCGGAGGTCATCTGGACGGTCATCCCGAGCATTCTGGTCATGGGCATGTTCTACTACGGCTGGGCCAGTTTCAAGGCGCTGCGTTCCGTTCCCGCCGACGCCATGCGCGTGCAGGTCACGGCGCGCATGTGGTCCTGGGTGTTCGAGTACGAGAACGGCAAGCGCGCCAGCACCCTCTATGTGCCCCTGGACCGGGCCGTGCGCCTGGACATGACCTCCGTGGACGTCATCCACAGCTTCTTCGTGCCCGCTTTTCGCATCAAGATGGACACCGTACCCGGCATGCAGACCCATGCCTGGTTCCAGGCCCAGCGCGGGGGCAGCTACGACATCCTGTGCGCCGAATACTGCGGTCTCAGGCACGCCAATATGCTTTCCACCGTCGAGGTCATGGACCCTGACGATTTCAGGACCTGGTACGAAAGTACGGCCGCAGGGGACGAGGCCGCCATCGGGCTTCTGGAGTCGTACGGTTGCACTGCCTGCCACTCCCTGGACGGGTCGGAGGAAATGGGGCCGACGCTTCTGAACATCTACGGGGCGCAGCGGCGGGTCATCGACGCAAACGGCACGCGGGAGGCCTTCGTGGACGAGGCCTACCTGCGCCGCGCCATCATCGAGCCGGACGCGGAGCTGGTGGAGGGCTTCGAGGGAATGCCTTCCTACAAGGAGGAGATGCCGGACCAGGATCTGGATGCCATCATTAAATATCTGACGGGCGGAGCGAAGCGCGATCTTGATCGAGGAAGACAGCTGATGGAGGCCGAAGGGTGCCTCAGCTGCCATTCCACGGACGGTTCGGAGATAGCCGGGCCGACGCTCAAGAACATCGTCGGGCGCGAGGTCGAATTGGCAGACGGTTCGCGGACGGCGGCCGATGATGAGTATCTGATCGAAGCCATCATTGATCCGGAGAAATTCATTGTCGTCGGGTACGATCCCATCATGCCGTCCTACGAACACCTGACCGAAGACGAGCTGCAGGCCATGGTCGACTACATGCACGCCTTGAGCGAGAACAATGATTAGGGACATTCCCTCGCTGACACGGCCCGGCATCTCCCTGGCTGTCGGGCTGTCGGCCCTGGCCGGATATGTCATGGCCGCCGGCGCGCTGTCCGGCGGCGGGGCGCTTTTTGCCGGGACGTTCGCCCTGAGCGCGGCGGTTTCGGTTCTGAATCAGATCCAGGAGCGAGGCCGCGATGCACGCATGGAACGGACCAGGAACCGTCCGCTGGCAAGCGGAAGAATGAGCGTAGTGCAGGGTTGCCTGATATTTGCATTACTGCTTGCGCTGTCGGCCACGCTGCTTTGGTCGCTTCTTTCCTGGCGTGCCCTACCTGTCCTGCTGGTGGTTCTTGGCCTGTACAATGGCCTCTACACCCTGATGAAGCCCGTCACGGGCTGGGCCATGATCCCCGGTGCGGCCTGCGGCGCGCTGCCTTTCTGGATCGGCTGGGTGGCCGGGGGGGGGCGGCCTGTCCTACATCGAACCGGCCTATTTCTTCGTTTTTTATTTCGTTTGGCAGATGCCTCATTTCTGGATGCTGGCCGAAGCCAATGCCGATGACTACGCGGCCGCCGGATTTCCGGTCCCGGCCAACAGTTTTTCCGGTTTCTCCCGTCAGGCCATCCCCAGAATATGGGCTCTGGCCCTGGCCATGATCGGCGGCATGGCTCCGCTTTTTGGCCTCGCGACAGGTCCTGGTCAGGCCTATGCACTGGCCACGGTCTGTCCTGCCTACGCCCTTCTGGCGATTTTCGCTCGGGCCCGGGTGCTGCGCTTGGCATCGGATGGTTTTCTGGCGGGGGTGGTGCTCATGATTGTGGCGGAACGGCTGACCACGTGATAACGCATGCAGGACGTGGACTTGTTCAGCTGTACGATCTTCAAGAGGATGGCGACTTCTCGCAGTGACGTCTTCATTGAGCGCATTCTTCAGCCAAGGAGGATCTTTTTATTCCTGTCTTCATGCCCGCACGCATGCGGCAGCATGTTGGATCTTGTATAAATATGGCCTGACGGCGATTTTTCCTTAATTTTGAAAAGACGGGGTATGATCATGAAAAAGTTGTGTGCATTATTACAGATTTTTTGTTTTGTAGGCGTGTTCTCTGTGGCCCTGGCGAGTCCCTTTGACGTGAATACCACTGTCGTTGCGACCTCTTCATCAAACCCAGGTGCGATTGAAGCCGTGGGTACTGTTACTCAATGGATCAAAGGCAAGGAAGTCCCGCTTTCACTTGCAACCGTTCTGATTGGAACAAATCTTTCCCTCAAGGCTCAAGGAAGCACCGACGTTGTTTCCAATGCCAAAGGAATCGTGGCTGAAGTCACGACCAACAAGGCCGGTGTTTTTTCCGCGAAGATTCCCGCAGGCACCTATTCCGTTATTCTGTGGAAAAAAGGCTACGTGCCTGCCACCTATTCGATGAAGGTTCCGGGCACTTTCAAGGGGACCATCTCGGTTGACAATCAGGTTGGAGCCACTGGCCGGCACGTGAATCTTTTGAAGAAATGAAGCCGCGTCCCGGCAACAGGTGATGTGTTTTTTTTTGACATTCGCGGCCGGGACGGGAATCAGGTGGATTTGATTTTAGCTTTGGGCATGTTGCGCTGCCCGGGATATTTGATTTCGCGGCAGCGCAAGACCTCAAGAATCGCGTTCGTGTCGCTCGGTTCGGACATGAGTACTCCGGTCATGATCGATGCGCCGTCCCTGGCAGGTCTGAAACGAGAGAAGCCACGCAGGTTTTCCTGCGTGGCTTCTCTTGCGCTTGAGTCCTGTAATCAGCAGGCGTGCTGCAAATTGGCGGCGGGAGCGAAACGCCACTTGTGCAGGCACGAACTGCCGCAGGAGTTGGAGCATTCGCATTCCTCGCCGACCACGACCACTGGCACGGAGCTTTGCTTGCTGACCGTGTCCGTCAGGGATCCGAGAATCTTGCGCGCCGAGGCATTGCCCTTGGTGCCCATGATGATCATGTCGCAGTCGTGCTCGCTTGCAGCCTTGATGATGGCGTCGGCTGTCGCGCCCTGTTCGACCACGATTTCAAACTCGACCCCGGCTTCTCTGCAACCATCCACGAAGATGGCGAAAATCTTGCCCATTTCTTCCAGATTCCTGCGGATGATTTGCTCGCGTCCATCGGGGCTGATGCGTCCGCTGATTAGGCCGTGGGCGTGGAAAAGGACAACTTTCGCCCCGCACTGTTTGGCCAGCGCGATGGCATAGCGTTTGGCACGACGGCCGGCTTCGCTGTTGTTCACCGGAACCAGAAAAGTTTTGAAACCAGGCAATTTCATATGAAGTTCCTCCCGAGGAAAGATTGAATTGGTTAATCAACCAATTTGTGCCATGGTTCACAAGGGAGCGTCAAGAAAATTTTCATGCGGATTGAAAAATTCCTGCAAGCGCGGATGGTTGAAGAGTCGCAATGAGTTTATGACAACTTGGGTAGCGCTTTAGAAACGGGTAGGGCGTTTGCTGGGAATTCAAAAGTTTTAAGTGTGACGATTTTTTTTCGGATATGCCGAACATGGCGCAAATTGCTTCAAGTGCGCTTGCCATTGGCACGCGATGGGCCTAAAAAAGGAACGTTTTACAATCAACCGATATTTCATTCTTGGAGGTCTATCGTGGAGAAGATTCTGATCGTGGGGTGCAAGAACACCATGGACGATGTTTGCATTGGCTGTTCACGCTGTCTGGTGGCTTTCAACAGAAGACAGGGTATCTTTGAAATCTACGAGGACACCGACGCCGAGATCGTTGGCATGGTTGGCTGCGGCGGCTGTCCGGCACCGGCCATCGTGACCAGGCTCATGCAGGTCAAGCTCTGGAACGCGCCCATGAACGAAAAGCCCACGGTGATCCACATCGCGCCCTGCATAGCCGAGCAGTGTCCGCACAAGGAAGAGATCATCAAGAAAATCACGGCCAAGGCAGGCATCCGTGTCATCGAAGGAACACATCCCTACGTTCCCAAGGACATCTTCGCCTGATATCGCAAAAGAGCCGATGAGGCGCATGGTGCGTCCTCGGCCCTTCCGGATCACTGATCTGTATTGATCTTGAATACAGGTGGTTACGGATATGTCGCGCCGCTCATCCTTATAAACGGTCAATTCATATCTCACCGGATGGCTTCGCGACCTGACCGGGCAGCCTTGAAGGCAATTCGCGTATGACCCCGCCTCATCGTGGAGGACATACTTTTTTTGTCCACACGCATTTCTCAACCTTTGCTTGAAGTAAATAACCCGCATCGACAGTCTCTTTGTCGAAATGAATGCGCCTCCGTTCAACTTGTGAGCGGAGGCTTTTTTTTACGGAAAAATTTTGCTGCTGATGATCAAAAAGGAAAATGATCTGTGCCGGTCGCATCTTTATTCATTAATGATTTTGGTCAATGTAATGTTGAATTATTTTCTATTTCATTATTGGTTAAAATAGCAACTATCTACATATGGATATGTATATAGTTTCAGGTTTGTATAATTACAGATAATTATTTGTGAAAATATTTATTATGAAATAATCGCATTGTGTTCATCTTATTGATAGTATTATGAAAAATTATTTCGATTGTCTTATGTGAACATGCCGGCTTCCATAAAATACGCCAACTTTAAAAAAATGTAGCCAGAAATTGGTCGCTGAGTTCCAATTTCTGAGAGCCAGGTACGGGGACGGTTCATGAAGCATGCGCTGCAACGGTTTATATGTCTGACGCTGGCATTTTTGCTGGTATTCAATCCCGTGGCGGCTGCTGCGGATGGCATCGTGGTCGATCCCACGGCCCCGGCCGCCAATCAGCCGGCCGTAAGCGCCGCGCCCAACGGCGTGCCCCTGGTCGACATCGCAAGACCGAACTCTGGGGGCCTCTCCCACAACATGTTCGATCAGTTCAACGTGGGCGGGCCCGGCGTAATCCTGAACAACAGCAAGAAGGCCGGGCGCACGCAACTGGGCGGAGTGGTGGCCAACAACCCGAAGCTCGGCAAGGGCCCCGAAGCCCGGGTCATCCTGAACGAGGTCACGGGCAGCAGCCGATCCCGCCTTGAGGGCTACACTGAAATATTCGGTTATCCGGCCGACTACATCCTGGCCAATCCGAACGGCATAACGGTCAACGGCGGCGGGTTCATAAACACGCCCCGGGCCACGTTGACCACGGGCAAGCCCCGGTTTGGCGAGTACGGAGGTCTGAGGGCCCTGGATGTGCGTCAGGGCGATGTGCTTGTCGACGGCCTGGGCCTCAATGTCTCCAATCTCGACGCATTCGACATCATCAGCCGCACGGCCAGGATCAACGCCGACGTGCACGCCGTGAAGCTGGGCATCAGCACCGGATACGGCAGCCATGACGTCGCCACGGGCCAATTTTCCGCCCTGCCCCCGGACGGTTCGGATGTTCCCGCAGTGGCGCTGGACTCCACGGCCCTTGGCGGCATGTATGCCGAGCGCATCATCCTCGTGGGCAATGAGAAGGGCGTGGGCGTGAATCTGGAAGGCGTCACCCACGCCACCGACGAACTGGTCCTGACCGCCGATGGCAGGATACGCATCAAGGGGCGTGTTTCCTCGGACAATGATGTCCGGGTTGCCTCGAACGCTGACAGCGTGGAAATTTCCGGTTCGCTTGCGGCAGCGAAAATTGCGGAGGTTACGGCTTTAAAGGATTTGGTGCTCAAGTCGGAAGCAGGCACGCAGGCCTTGCTGTATGCAGATGATGCGCGGGTTTCTTCCGAGTCGCTGCACAATGGTGACGGCAGGATCGAGTCCGGCACGAATCTGGCCGTTGCAACGCGCTCCGGCCTCGCGAATGCGGGAAGCATCGTTTCCGGGGGCAACGCCGTTTTGAACGCGGGCGGCGTCGTTGGCAACACGGGGCAGATGCAGGCCAGGGGTAGCCTCGACGTCGAGGGCGCGCATGTCCTGAATTCGGGCCGGATGTTTTCCATCGAGGCGGTCAGGATTCATTCCGCGGGGGATATCGTCAATGCCGGCGGCGAGATTTCATCCAAAAAATCAAGCAGTTTGGAGGCCACGGGAAATATCTCAAACACCGGGGCCATCCGGACCGAAGGGCTGGCGAG
This window of the Desulfomicrobium macestii genome carries:
- a CDS encoding CGGC domain-containing protein gives rise to the protein MEKILIVGCKNTMDDVCIGCSRCLVAFNRRQGIFEIYEDTDAEIVGMVGCGGCPAPAIVTRLMQVKLWNAPMNEKPTVIHIAPCIAEQCPHKEEIIKKITAKAGIRVIEGTHPYVPKDIFA
- a CDS encoding cytochrome C oxidase subunit IV family protein gives rise to the protein MTTQKHILPFALLTRIWLALMALTGVTVGVASFDFGYLNVLAAMTVASTKALLVIFFFMHLKYENRTLGAFLLLVFVILAIFIGFTFFDVAMRPEAGS
- a CDS encoding universal stress protein codes for the protein MKLPGFKTFLVPVNNSEAGRRAKRYAIALAKQCGAKVVLFHAHGLISGRISPDGREQIIRRNLEEMGKIFAIFVDGCREAGVEFEIVVEQGATADAIIKAASEHDCDMIIMGTKGNASARKILGSLTDTVSKQSSVPVVVVGEECECSNSCGSSCLHKWRFAPAANLQHAC
- a CDS encoding carboxypeptidase-like regulatory domain-containing protein; protein product: MIMKKLCALLQIFCFVGVFSVALASPFDVNTTVVATSSSNPGAIEAVGTVTQWIKGKEVPLSLATVLIGTNLSLKAQGSTDVVSNAKGIVAEVTTNKAGVFSAKIPAGTYSVILWKKGYVPATYSMKVPGTFKGTISVDNQVGATGRHVNLLKK
- a CDS encoding UbiA family prenyltransferase; this translates as MIRDIPSLTRPGISLAVGLSALAGYVMAAGALSGGGALFAGTFALSAAVSVLNQIQERGRDARMERTRNRPLASGRMSVVQGCLIFALLLALSATLLWSLLSWRALPVLLVVLGLYNGLYTLMKPVTGWAMIPGAACGALPFWIGWVAGGGRPVLHRTGLFLRFLFRLADASFLDAGRSQCR
- the coxB gene encoding cytochrome c oxidase subunit II translates to MIPPITKVAAQVDQVFLLIFGVSTVILIAITALMVWFVIRYHHSRHPKAADIRGNLLAEVIWTVIPSILVMGMFYYGWASFKALRSVPADAMRVQVTARMWSWVFEYENGKRASTLYVPLDRAVRLDMTSVDVIHSFFVPAFRIKMDTVPGMQTHAWFQAQRGGSYDILCAEYCGLRHANMLSTVEVMDPDDFRTWYESTAAGDEAAIGLLESYGCTACHSLDGSEEMGPTLLNIYGAQRRVIDANGTREAFVDEAYLRRAIIEPDAELVEGFEGMPSYKEEMPDQDLDAIIKYLTGGAKRDLDRGRQLMEAEGCLSCHSTDGSEIAGPTLKNIVGREVELADGSRTAADDEYLIEAIIDPEKFIVVGYDPIMPSYEHLTEDELQAMVDYMHALSENND
- a CDS encoding filamentous hemagglutinin N-terminal domain-containing protein yields the protein MKHALQRFICLTLAFLLVFNPVAAAADGIVVDPTAPAANQPAVSAAPNGVPLVDIARPNSGGLSHNMFDQFNVGGPGVILNNSKKAGRTQLGGVVANNPKLGKGPEARVILNEVTGSSRSRLEGYTEIFGYPADYILANPNGITVNGGGFINTPRATLTTGKPRFGEYGGLRALDVRQGDVLVDGLGLNVSNLDAFDIISRTARINADVHAVKLGISTGYGSHDVATGQFSALPPDGSDVPAVALDSTALGGMYAERIILVGNEKGVGVNLEGVTHATDELVLTADGRIRIKGRVSSDNDVRVASNADSVEISGSLAAAKIAEVTALKDLVLKSEAGTQALLYADDARVSSESLHNGDGRIESGTNLAVATRSGLANAGSIVSGGNAVLNAGGVVGNTGQMQARGSLDVEGAHVLNSGRMFSIEAVRIHSAGDIVNAGGEISSKKSSSLEATGNISNTGAIRTEGLASIRAGSLSNEGGRIEATDAMTLGVAGHMANSGTIGTERGAFISAGSLSNEGGRILSQGDLDFAVAGGLGNSGIIYSGRASQIRAGSMRNDPAGQVLTLASLTLDLDTDLENLGVLNAGEPFFVQSGGSVINNDGSFLSQTGMELAVQGGITNSGVIQSGGTGLFRTGGTLLNEGEILAVGDAVFEIGEDLENSGTLHS